A genomic region of Luteolibacter arcticus contains the following coding sequences:
- a CDS encoding MIP family channel protein encodes MKRALAEFLGTFFLVFAGTGAIVINEVSGGAIGHAGIALTFGLVVMAMIHAFGDVSGAHLNPAVTLAFSVAKRFPWREVPLYLAAQFAGAFAASGLLKGLFPDAGTLGATLPAGSVAQSFTLEIVLTAALMLVILSVSTGAKEKGITAGMAIGATVGLEAMFAGPICGASMNPARSLAPALVSGHIEHLWLYPVATILGALLAVPLCIGVRDSGCCGGKCTPS; translated from the coding sequence ATGAAAAGGGCGCTTGCCGAGTTCCTTGGGACCTTCTTCCTCGTCTTCGCGGGGACGGGGGCCATCGTCATCAATGAGGTCTCCGGCGGCGCGATCGGCCATGCCGGGATCGCCCTGACCTTCGGACTGGTGGTCATGGCCATGATCCATGCCTTCGGCGATGTCAGTGGTGCGCATCTCAATCCCGCGGTAACGCTGGCCTTCTCCGTCGCAAAGCGCTTCCCATGGCGCGAGGTGCCCTTGTACTTGGCCGCGCAATTCGCCGGTGCCTTCGCTGCCAGCGGACTATTGAAAGGCCTCTTTCCCGATGCCGGCACGCTGGGAGCCACCCTGCCCGCCGGGAGCGTGGCGCAGAGCTTCACGCTGGAGATCGTGCTCACCGCCGCGCTGATGCTTGTCATCCTGAGCGTGTCCACCGGCGCGAAGGAGAAAGGCATCACCGCGGGCATGGCCATCGGCGCGACCGTCGGCCTTGAAGCCATGTTCGCCGGCCCGATCTGCGGAGCCTCGATGAATCCCGCCCGTTCACTGGCCCCCGCCTTGGTCAGCGGTCACATCGAGCACCTCTGGCTCTACCCCGTCGCCACCATTCTTGGCGCCCTGCTCGCCGTGCCGCTGTGCATCGGCGTCCGCGACTCCGGCTGCTGCGGTGGCAAATGCACCCCTTCATGA
- a CDS encoding arsenate reductase ArsC: protein MKPTVLILCTGNSCRSHMAEGILRAAAGDALDVQSAGSKPAGYVHPLAIRALAEIGIDISTHHSKHLDEFLSSDIETVITVCGNADQVCPMFPGQMNRHHWGFDDPAHATGSEDEQMTVFRRVRDEIKRVFDAYAAGRRDALAQPALP, encoded by the coding sequence ATGAAACCAACCGTCCTCATCCTCTGCACCGGCAATTCCTGCCGCTCCCACATGGCCGAAGGCATCCTCCGCGCCGCCGCCGGTGACGCGCTCGATGTCCAAAGCGCCGGCTCGAAACCCGCCGGCTACGTCCATCCGCTGGCGATCCGCGCCCTCGCGGAAATCGGCATCGATATCTCCACCCACCACTCGAAGCACCTCGACGAATTCCTGTCCTCGGACATCGAGACCGTCATCACCGTCTGCGGCAATGCCGATCAAGTCTGCCCGATGTTCCCCGGCCAAATGAACCGCCATCACTGGGGCTTCGACGATCCCGCCCACGCCACCGGCAGCGAGGACGAGCAGATGACCGTCTTCCGCCGCGTGCGGGATGAGATCAAGCGCGTCTTCGACGCCTACGCCGCAGGACGACGGGACGCGCTCGCCCAACCCGCGCTGCCATGA
- a CDS encoding arsenate reductase ArsC, whose product MTEKILFICVHNSARSQMAEALMNATCPDHFIAESAGLEPGELNPYAVEAMREIGIDISQKSTKAVFDLFKSGKLYSHVIAVCDTAAAERCPVFPGLVKRHQWSFPDPSAATGTPEERLAAAREVRDMIKAAVEGWCSERCSGALA is encoded by the coding sequence ATGACGGAGAAGATCCTCTTCATCTGCGTCCACAATAGCGCGCGCAGCCAGATGGCGGAGGCGCTGATGAATGCGACGTGCCCGGACCACTTCATCGCCGAGAGCGCGGGACTGGAACCGGGAGAGCTGAATCCGTATGCCGTTGAGGCGATGCGTGAAATCGGCATCGATATCTCGCAGAAGTCGACGAAGGCGGTCTTCGATCTCTTCAAGTCCGGGAAACTCTATTCGCATGTGATCGCCGTCTGCGACACCGCCGCAGCCGAGCGTTGCCCGGTCTTCCCCGGCTTGGTGAAACGCCACCAATGGTCCTTTCCCGACCCCTCCGCCGCGACTGGAACTCCGGAGGAGCGACTGGCAGCGGCAAGGGAAGTGCGGGACATGATCAAGGCGGCGGTGGAAGGCTGGTGCTCGGAGCGATGCTCCGGAGCTCTGGCT